The region atagtatatttatcctactaaaatacgaatacaacttatcctattattaaaagatataaataatagtgttacatatctgctaaactactagaaatagtctatttatcatactaaattacgaccacatgttattctattatttttattataaatttataatcaatatatatttatataaatattttaaaaatataatataacttgataaataaaaatttaaaatattaatggaaacccgtatatcgcacgggatttatgctAGTTATGATAAAATCTAACTTCAATTTTCCCTACTtgaattatttttgagattttcaAGATTAAAAACGAGATTTCATCATGATTTCACGAGTCAAATAACTAGTTTTAATAGTCATATCAAAATCTAAAACGAGCTTTACCCTCCTATATTAACATTTTTCGATTTTGGGTAATTTCGCTTTTTGACTTTAACGAAATGATCAAATTAAATTAGTTGATAATCAATTTGAGACAAATTTGCAATGAAGAATGTACTAGAATTTTTTGAAGGCAAACAGTCACCTACTTAATATTTAACCTTAAAATCTACTAATTTACCACCAAAGATTACCTTACAAACTTCAAGCTCGTTGGAAGACGCTCTCtctatttatttttttatgaCACTGGGATTTTTATACACATTTTAGTGTGTTTTGACCGatgattaaaaatataatttttaaaatttctttttatgaattaaaatatttgttatctatttttatttacaattttttttcaaataatattaataattatttggTCTAATCACATTAAAATATATGTAAAAGTCAAAACGTCATATAGAAAATTAACTGAAGTAATTAATTAAACTGGCTTGCGGTAAAATCATAGTAAATtttaatatgaatttttcttGTGAGCATACTAAACGCAGAATCTCATAATGATAGTTCATTTTGATTGCTTCATATTTATACTAATAATAGTGGATCTCTGCTTATACAAAAAATTCACCAATTAAAATAAGTTAAAATCATGATATATGGATTAGCACGTGTTTATTATAAGCTCAGGCCAGAAATTTTGTTTTTGATAATCGTTAAGCAGAGAACCCGAAATGTATTAAAATAATGCTAAGCTAAGTCAAACGCGTAATCATGCATCGGTGACATATATAACATTGACTATGGAGCAAAATTTTCTATTATGTTGCGGACGTATCACCTAAGTATATATACTTGTTTTTATCCAGCAAAATCAACTATTTGTAATTTGGATAATACTAACTTATTTTGCTATTACTAAACATAATTTGTAACTGTATATTCCTAAAAAGAAATTAACTCAATGTAAATAATTAAGTACCTATAAATACAACCCGCATGAAGACACTGTACCATAACATCATCCAAGTATCCTTTTCCATCACAATCAATGGCTAAAATGCAACTTACTACTTCTATTACTTTTCTTATTCTAATTCTCTTTTGCTCTACTCTTTCAGCAAATGCCTCCAGAGAGACAGTTTGTAAAGACACACCTTATCCCCTATTTTGCACATCAATTCTTCCATCGAACCAGTCTGCCTCCATACAAGACCATGGCCGGTTTTCGGTTCAACGATCAATTTCAACAACCACAAATTTACTTTCATTAGTCAATTCTTATCTTCAACGCCAGTCCGGATACCCACAGTACACAATTCGTGCTCTTGAAGATTGCCAACTTCTGATCAACTTAAACCTAGAATTATTGTCTGATATTCTTCAAACCATCCGTTCCACCAATAGTCTTTCAAGGCCGAAAGCAGATGATATACAAACATTCCTTAGTGCAACATTAACTAACCAAGAAACTTGTTCAAATGGCCTCGATAGTGTAAGCTCACCTTCAACCCTGAAAAGCAATCTTGAAGCTTCACTTACTAACGGAACCAAACAACACAGCGTGTCACTCGCTATTGTGAAGCATGGCTGGGGTCCGAAGACAAGAAACGGCAGACGATTGTTTTCGGTTCCTGAATATAATCGAAAGAGAAAGCTATACACGATTGGAGCTAATGTCAAGGTGAACAAGACAGTTACTGTAAACCCCGATGGAAGTGGGAATTTCAAGACCATCAAGGCTGCTGTTGCTGCAGCTCCCAACAAGACTGATGGTAGCAAGGGTTACTTTGTCATTTATGTGGTAGCAGGTGTTTATAATGAATATGTTATTCTAGACAATAACAagagatatattatgatgatcGGAGATGGAATTGGCAACACTATAATCACTGGTAATCATAACGTGGATGATGGGTGGACAACATTTAACAGCGCCACATTTAGTAAGTTTCTCAATCTATCATCAATTTTAATATTCCATGTGTTCTTTATGCAAGTTTTTGACGTGCAAAAATTTCAGATAAGAAACAATTCTATCAAAAATTCTAAATGATTTTATTCAAACACGCACACGCACACGCGCACACACACTTATAATGGCTGTGAAATTTCtgaaattaataattaataaaccTAAATATTATACAGTTGTAACGGGAAAAGGATTTGTGGGAGTAGACATTACCTTCCGTAACACAGCAGGAGCAGCAAAGCATCAAGCAGTTGCTCTTCGAAGTGGCTCTGACTTATCGACATTTTACAAATGTAGCTTTGAAGGTTATCAAGACACGTTATACACTCATTCATTAAGGCAATTTTACAGAGAATGTGATGTATATGGAACCGTAGATTACATATTCGGAAACGCAGCAGTTGTTCTTCAAAACTGCAACTTATATCCAAGGCTTCCGATGCAGGGTCAATTCAATGCCATAACTGCACAAGGTAGAACAGATATAAACCAGAATACAGGGACTTCAATACAAAACTGCACCATTAAGGCAGCTGAAAGTTTAGGGTCAACTAAAACATATCTGGGACGGCCTTGGAAACAATACTCGAGGGTTGTATATATGCAGTCATTTATGGATAGTCTGATTGATCCTGCAGGTTGGCGCGAATGGTCCGGAAATTTTGCCCTCAGTACATTGTATTATGCTGAATACAGCAACACAGGACCAGGATCAAGTACTTCTAACAGAGTTACATGGCCCGGTTACCATGTAATTAACGCGGCAGATGCTGCCAACTTTACTGTTGCTAACTTCGTGGCTGGTAATACCTGGTTGCCTGCCACTGGTGTACCATTCAACGGCGGATTGTAGTACAATTGCAGTTCCAATAAGGttgtttatttttatgttttttcgATTTGTTTATATGTATGATATCATGTCTTTTTCTCACTCTTTTGAGAATGTCAAATGGGCTGTTTTTTTAGGATATCCTTtgttattattaataaaatgtgTAATTTTCTATACTTTTTAAATTCTGAATGAAAGGCACTATTTACGAATTTTTTGCTGAATAAGTCTTACATTTGTCAGTTGTTAGTTAAACTTGTACGTGGAAGGCCTTGTAAAGCTATCCTTTAATTATCCAATATCCTACCTAGTTTAAATATGCAACTCAGCAGACATAGCTGTGATATTTTACCAAATAAATGCGAGGCATTACGAACCATTTTGACCCCGCCAATTAGTTATGGTATGGCTACGGGCTACGCCACTGTTTGTAGTTCTTTAGGGCAAAATTATTGCCATGAGGCCAAGCTCATGGGTGaagatatcgaattttatatttccttaattttcttgacgcgtacacgagtaccttgttgtgctgtataagagcaccctaattccttatgcgaagcgtcaatacaaaccacaaaatctccttttttcatccggcaatgccaacataggggccatcaccaatctttgcttcagttcttgaaagctgttctcgcatttctctgtctattcgaacttctgagtcttacgagtaagtTGTGTTAAAGGgagctactatctttacaaacttgaacgaacctccggtagtgaccgaccaatcctacctctggtagtcgacctaaccatggtcatcaattcatcagtggtcctttattcattcttgtcaggatcctccatgggatcctcctcagcaactatcccttctaggacaacatcctcaaccgctacatcctcaatatgaacatcatccggtcccgtgttaggacgctctattggatccacaatctgatctccaataattaatgaaacatcatcgcgttgttgctcctcaacctcagggttcggagtcccgctaacatatacgataacgaactacgcttctatcacgatatttataagggttcccataatggttttaactgtcagtactacgttaggtagcccgactatgaacttggcaagagttcttattatcttagtgaacttattatcttaacgtaacatcatctttgaggtttataacgcttagctctgataccatttctgtaacacccccaaatccggggtcggggatccgggttgtcacgagttctatttcccttaataacacccaatcttaataaataatcaactactctgtactgtgaccccacaataaacacacacaccacaagttatagtctcagagatgattatccaaaaataatcacaagtcgttttattccacaattatatgtcaatacaccttaaaagggtttctgaataaatttacatttctttgccattattacaattcataaatatacataaatctggtacatcaaaagttgaaagcctagcctattggtagctcctacctcagctacagcgacatcaacgcctataggaaactgcggaacgtttcctatccgctcgcgaattgggagcttggtcatgttcatcttgtctatctgatgttgtgtgatgaaagaagaaagcaagggtgagcaacaagcccaccaaaataatatgtatactgattaacaatatatgagcatactcatagtactcatgaaagtcttggtcaaaagaaatgaaccaagctgatatcttaacgcgaccaagtcgcaaaatattcagtatatatatacatatatatatatacttttcacaatctttgaaatcctctgacatgtataatatacacatagttccagcttataactgtataaaaatatcgttgcaaggtgatctcatatatctatccttgtctcaacgtttttctgaaaatctttgttatgcataagataatcatttactagatataagtttaaaagatgaagttacaagatactccaatatacttatatcttttccaaatactacttgaactaccaccgttcaagttataatgagctttcaacagttcatcacatagatgagactacaagacaagatttgaatagattaaatctttgaatgtcattataaataatgaagttacgtgatacttcattaagtcccgatatatctatacacctatatatatacatacgtttcctgaaaacctctgtcatgtaaagtatgaacagaattgcaatatccaataaatttggaaagaaaagaattttggcataaacctgatatcttgctgatcaggcaaagataccaataagtaaccttttctactagtagatggacgaattccccactggtcatcaccctggtcgcaataggaccttatgttggactgccactcagccacttacgcatttgatggactcccactgagccacttacactatcatggacgcccactaagcccatgttgcttatgccgactcgatagatggacttacttcccgaacgttgggtaagtaatcaattcatttaccaaaacagcaacctcgttgcgaatataaaatacaccacagagccggatccctcaggttttgagcgagtatttaaatcccctttaaaaggaagatcttaaatataaaaatgagttttgggatccgctctaacttttaaaaatcattttgaagactcgaaaatactttaaagagtgtttggagtaatgctgatttaatgaagtaaatcagtcacaatatatttagaaaatatctgaatattattatttaaataatattcccataaagaataatctttatacaaataattgaaatagaagttctaagacttatacttgaaatgagtattaaataaccaaagatatacttatacgaaagtactatctttatttgattaatcaaaaataagtttgattatcgacaccttattctttaatataataaagaatatatttcagtaaataatcggagtcataggtcctcaaatgagtattcaaataatattcaataaataatataaaggagtcataaatcctcgaatgaatattcaagtaatattcattaaataaaataaaaggagtcataagtccttgaatgaatattcgaaataatattcattaaataaaataaaaggagtcataagtcctcgaatgaatattcgaaataatattcattaaataatataaacttatcgaataaaccttattcgattaatagttttaaaaactattcatatatatatatattataatatactcgggaacatcgtctcccgatttagaaatatgttcacctttgggtcacctatactaagggtatacgtaactactacttatctctagcataggtattatgcaactataagaatttgaaccaacagatatataaacttagaatacgaaacaggcatgcatatataccatatcacatgctacaatatatcgcaagaatttgctaataatgaaatatgcatttatcacaagatcatacatatacacatatacatcacaacaacagttatacgggtagaaaacttgcctgagcgactgggggttattaatggcttgggacgagtctggtaacctataaacaacatataagttggaattaaaccaaagtcacttgtaaatctatactttatcaatttagactctaacgctcgctttgcgcttactgattctcttaagtcgctcgagtaccctcggctccacaatttttaataaattaaccattacgagttttaaggcgattctttcacgagtgtcttaccaactgcctattacactttacataaatgtttaatactccaattagtcctttaaggtctttaacctatgtttcaaagtaaggcgaggggtaatggtttgttcgcgaaacatcgttacttaaaacaaccgtttctcctaaaccgtacatcggaatcaaacgaaccacatatcaaaacgaagctcgtaacatgaactatctaatcatggcaatggtcaaaacctatcagggagttctcgggtcctaatgttatgaacaaaagcagtctaaagtaaatcggacattacgacggctatgtttacgcgatttcccaattttataccattccaattcaaccaccaatcaatcccaattcattcatacaaccaacatccatccacactacatcataaaagccccaatcaactcaatattaacaattataattattcttaaacttgaatttaaactatacttaagtcctttaaccaaaccataagatttcaacaatcaattcaccaccattccaacccaaactctaaaccaacaagcattaagctaccctattaccataacaaccaaaatcatcctaatatacaaa is a window of Apium graveolens cultivar Ventura chromosome 11, ASM990537v1, whole genome shotgun sequence DNA encoding:
- the LOC141697807 gene encoding pectinesterase-like, whose product is MAKMQLTTSITFLILILFCSTLSANASRETVCKDTPYPLFCTSILPSNQSASIQDHGRFSVQRSISTTTNLLSLVNSYLQRQSGYPQYTIRALEDCQLLINLNLELLSDILQTIRSTNSLSRPKADDIQTFLSATLTNQETCSNGLDSVSSPSTLKSNLEASLTNGTKQHSVSLAIVKHGWGPKTRNGRRLFSVPEYNRKRKLYTIGANVKVNKTVTVNPDGSGNFKTIKAAVAAAPNKTDGSKGYFVIYVVAGVYNEYVILDNNKRYIMMIGDGIGNTIITGNHNVDDGWTTFNSATFIVTGKGFVGVDITFRNTAGAAKHQAVALRSGSDLSTFYKCSFEGYQDTLYTHSLRQFYRECDVYGTVDYIFGNAAVVLQNCNLYPRLPMQGQFNAITAQGRTDINQNTGTSIQNCTIKAAESLGSTKTYLGRPWKQYSRVVYMQSFMDSLIDPAGWREWSGNFALSTLYYAEYSNTGPGSSTSNRVTWPGYHVINAADAANFTVANFVAGNTWLPATGVPFNGGL